Proteins encoded in a region of the Elizabethkingia bruuniana genome:
- the lgt gene encoding prolipoprotein diacylglyceryl transferase: METPYKIWDPSVGFKLGPITLHFYSLMFVFAFGFGYILMKRIFKIDGVDQKYLDPLFTWTLIGTILGARLGHVIFYQPELFKQDFWSVFLPIQTKPEFKFTGFSGLASHGATIALILTTLYYSYKIIKKNPFWVYDRLGIVVALGGAFVRMGNFFNSEIIGKQVDPNSPFAILFPQQSSEYGITVPRYPSQLFEAIGYVLLFILLWYLYRKTDKKYQQGWLFGLFFIILWAIRFFVEFLKEPQGDEFIQFAGLNTGQVLSIPFMLAGFAIMLYSKKNKLEK; this comes from the coding sequence CTGGAAACTCCTTACAAAATATGGGATCCCTCTGTAGGATTTAAGTTAGGACCTATTACATTACATTTCTACAGCTTAATGTTCGTTTTTGCATTTGGATTTGGTTATATCCTGATGAAGAGAATATTCAAGATAGATGGTGTAGACCAGAAATACCTGGATCCTCTTTTTACCTGGACTTTAATTGGTACTATACTAGGAGCTCGTTTAGGGCATGTTATTTTCTATCAACCTGAATTATTCAAACAAGACTTCTGGTCTGTATTTTTACCTATCCAGACAAAACCTGAATTCAAATTTACCGGATTCTCAGGACTCGCAAGTCATGGTGCTACAATAGCTCTAATCCTAACAACACTTTATTATTCCTATAAAATTATCAAAAAGAATCCTTTCTGGGTTTATGACAGACTTGGTATTGTAGTCGCTTTAGGTGGTGCTTTTGTAAGAATGGGTAATTTCTTCAATTCTGAAATTATCGGAAAACAGGTAGATCCAAATTCTCCTTTCGCTATACTATTCCCTCAGCAGAGCAGCGAGTATGGTATTACAGTACCACGCTACCCTAGCCAGTTATTTGAGGCTATAGGCTACGTTCTTTTGTTTATCCTTCTTTGGTATCTTTACCGTAAGACTGATAAGAAATATCAGCAAGGATGGCTATTTGGCTTATTTTTCATAATTCTTTGGGCAATTAGATTCTTTGTAGAATTCTTGAAAGAACCTCAGGGAGACGAATTTATCCAGTTTGCAGGCCTTAATACCGGACAAGTTTTAAGTATTCCGTTTATGCTTGCAGGTTTTGCTATTATGCTTTATTCTAAAAAAAATAAACTGGAAAAATAA
- the mscL gene encoding large conductance mechanosensitive channel protein MscL yields the protein MGFIKEFKEFAIKGNAFDLAVGVIIGGAFGKIVTSVIDDLVMPIVAAIAGKPDFSSIYFAMGKGSELIPAGATLAKAKELAPDAAIFAYGNFITVAINFLLLAFVVFLMVKSINKMKKKQADEPAAEPSSTDKLLMEIRDQLKKN from the coding sequence ATGGGATTTATAAAAGAATTTAAAGAATTTGCTATTAAAGGTAATGCCTTTGATCTGGCAGTAGGGGTAATTATTGGTGGAGCATTTGGTAAAATTGTTACCAGTGTAATCGATGACCTTGTAATGCCAATTGTTGCTGCTATTGCAGGAAAACCTGATTTCAGCAGTATTTATTTTGCAATGGGAAAAGGCTCCGAGCTTATCCCAGCAGGCGCTACTTTGGCTAAGGCTAAAGAACTAGCTCCGGATGCAGCAATTTTTGCTTATGGTAACTTTATTACTGTTGCTATCAACTTCTTACTATTAGCTTTTGTAGTATTCTTAATGGTTAAGAGTATTAACAAAATGAAAAAGAAACAAGCAGACGAGCCTGCAGCAGAACCATCTTCTACTGATAAATTATTGATGGAAATTCGCGATCAATTGAAGAAGAACTAA